The Rhizobium viscosum genomic sequence GCACCAAGCTGCTCTGGGGCACTGCAAACCTCTTCTCCAATCGCCGCTACATGTCGGGGGCTGCGACCAACCCGGATCCGGATGTCTTTGCTTTCGCTGCTGCGACGGTCAAGACCTGCATCGACGCCACGCAGAAGCTCGGCGGCGAAAACTATGTTCTGTGGGGCGGCCGAGAAGGCTATGAAACCCTGCTCAACACCGATATCGGCCGCGAGCTCGACCAGCTCGGCCGCTTCCTCAACCTCGTTGTCGAGTACAAGCACAAGATTGGCTACAAGGGCACGATCCTCATCGAGCCGAAGCCGCAGGAGCCAACCAAGCACCAGTACGACTATGACGTCGCGACGGTCTACGGCTTCCTCAAGAAGCACGGCCTCGAAAACGAAGTGAAGCTCAACATCGAGCAGGGCCATGCGATCCTCGCCGGCCATTCCTTCGAGCATGAGCTGGCGCTCGCAAATGCGCTCGGCATCTTCGGCTCGATCGACATGAACCGCAACGACTACCAGTCCGGTTGGGATACCGACCAGTTCCCGAACAACGTTCCGGAAATGGCTCTGGCCTATTACTACGTTCTGGCGGGCGGCGGCTTCAAGACGGGCGGTACCAACTTCGATTCGAAGCTGCGCCGTCAATCGCTTGATCCGGCAGACCTGCTGATCGGCCATATCGGCGGCATGGATTGCTGCGCCCGCGGCCTGAAGGCTGCTGCCAAGATGCTCGAAGACAAGGCTCTGTCGCAGCCGCTCGCAGACCGCTATGCCGGCTGGAATTCGGCTGAAGGCCAGAAGCTCTTCCGCGGCGAATATTCGCTGGAAGAGATCACCACTTGGGTCGAAGGCAAGGACGTCAATCCGCAGCCGAAGTCCGGCAAGCAGGAGCTGCTCGAGAACATCGTCAACCGCTACGTCTGATTGGTGGTTGGACTTTTTGAGGAGCCGGGGAGCGAAAGCTTCCCGGCTCTTTCGTTTGCGAAGGTGAATGCGGCTCATTGTGCTGGTCGGTCCCATAGAAATCTGGCATGCATCAGCGGCGATGACGAAAATGGTTGGAGCGCTTCATGTCTGACGATCGTAGGCTGCATTGGGAAAACGTCTATTCGACCAAGGGCGAGGCCGATGTCAGCTGGTTTCAGGAAAGCCCAGCACCCTCTCTAGACCTGATCCATCTCGTTCAAGCAAAGCAATCAGATGCCATCGTTGATGTGGGCGGCGGAGCTTCAAGGCTCGTCGACAGCTTTCTTGCCGAAGGGTTGGACCATGTGACCGTAGTCGATCTCTCGGCGGCCGCGCTCGACAAGGCGCGAAAGCGGCTTGGCGCCAAAGGCGATCGGGTGACCTGGATTGCTGGTGACGCGACCCAGTGGGAGCCACCGGAGGCCTATGACATCTGGCACGACCGTGCGGCCTTTCATTTTCTAACCGACGCGGTCGAGCAAGCGGCCTATATCGAGCGGTTGAAACGCGCGCTGAAGATCGGCGGGCATCTGATCATGGGAACTTTCGCCCTTGATGGACCGGAAAAGTGCAGCGGTCTGCCGGTTGCGCGACACAGCGCCGAGAGCCTCGCAAGTTTACTGGGCGCTGGTTTTAAACTGATCGATAGCCGCCGCCATGATCATTCGACACCTTGGGACAGTGTGCAGAGATTCCAGTTCAGCACGTTCCAGCGGGTCGCATAACCCGCGAAACCCGATAGCTTCAAAGCTGCGCTTCGATGGCGGCCTTGTCTATGACGGACCAGACGTTTTGGATTTTTCCATCCAAAAACTCGTAGAAGACATTTTCGGCGAACTGCACCTTCCTGCCGTTGACCGGGAAGCCAAAAAGCTCTCCCTTCGGTGTACAGTCGAATTGCAAGCGGCTCGCCACGCGCGGCGGCTCGCAGATCAGCAGCTGGATATCGAAGAGGAGATCGGGGATGGCGCGAAAGTCGCCTTCGAGCATCTCACGATAGCCGGACAAGCCGATGCGCGTGCTATTGTAACGAACGTCCTCGTGGACGAAATTTCCGAGATTGGCCCAATCCTGGCCATTCAGGCAGGCAATATAGCCTTGGTATCTGTCGGCCAGTTGATCTTGCGTCATCTCGTTTGCCTCGCCTAACGAAAGGGTCCGTTGTCAACTTAGAACGGCGTGGCGTTCGGGCAATGGCAGATCGAGGGCTTCAAGCTTCGAGGCTAGCGCTTCTGCCAGTTGCGTGGCGGTGCGGAGACGGAATTGCGCACCACGAGATCCGGCCGCAGCAAGATCTCTTTCTCGGCGGGACGGCCGTCACCCAGCAGTTCCAGGAGCAGTGCCATGGCCTGTTTGCCGATTGCCGTGCGCGGCTGGCGGATGGTGGTCAGCGACGGGCTCATGAAGACGGCTTGCGGCACGTCGTCGAAGCCGGTGACCGAAAAATCCTGCGGGATATTGTAGCCGCGGGCGTTCAAGCCGATCATGACGCCGATCGCTGTCTGGTCGTTGACGCACATGAAGGCGGTCGGCAGTGTGTCGCGCATGAAAAGCTGCTCAACAGCATGGCGGCCGCTTTCGATCGTGCCATCGCCTTCCAGCACAATACGCGTGTCTTTCGGCACGCCGGCAGCGTCCAGGCCCGCGTCATAGCCCTGCCGGCGGCGGCTGTAGGCAAGGCGGGTGCGGGAATCGCCGATGAAGGCGATCTTGCGGTGACCTTCCGCCAGAAGCAGGTCGACGGCTTTCCTTGCACCCTCAATGTCGTCGACGCCGACATAGGGGATGCCACCATTGAAGACGGGTTCGAAGACGCCGACGCTCGGCGGTAGCTGCGCCGTAACCATCTGATGGCCGAACGGCAATATACCGGTAAAGAGGATCAGGCCGGCCGCCTGGTTCGAATTGAAAAATTTCAGATATTCCAGGCCGCGCTGGGCATCATTCTGCGTATGGCCGATCAGGACACCGTAGCCATGGGCCCGCGCCTCGTTTTCCAGGCCGATGAGGATGTTGGAAAAGTTGGGGTCGCCGATATCGGGCGCCACCACAAGGATCATGTTGGAGCGACCGAGCCGCAGGCTGCGCGCCATGGCATTGGTCGTGTAGCCGGTGATGGCAATCGCCTGATTGACCTTCAGGCGCGTGGAATTGGCCACCTTTTCGGGCATGTGGATCGCCCGCGATACCGTCGCGATGGAAACCTCGGCGATCCGGGCGACGTCTTCGATTGTAGCGGGCGTGGAATTCGACACGTGGTCTGCCTTGGGCTGTCTTCGCCGCACACTACACAGACTTATCGAGAGGTCAAAGTCGCCGCACAACAGATCTGTGTAAATCCACGATGTAAACCTTTACATGGCTGATGTAAAGGTTTACATATGCCCAACATAAGCGGATGGGAGCCGCAGGAGGAAATCATGACCGTGGATACCGCAGAGACTGCACCGGTGGTGTTGTCCGCCAGGCGCATTTGCAAGTCTTTCAGCGGCGTGCAGGTTCTCTTCAGTGTCAACTTCGATCTCCGCGCCGGTGAAATCCATGCGCTAATGGGCGAAAATGGCGCCGGAAAATCCACTCTCGTCAAGATTCTCTCCGGCTTCGAGCAGCCAACCTCCGGCGAGATCCTGCTCGACGGCGAGCCAGTGGTGCTGCCTCCGAACGGCGCAGCCGAAGCGCTCGGCATTGTCATTATTCATCAGGAATTCAATCTGGCCGAACATCTGACGGTCACCGAGAGCCTGTTCCTCGGTCGCGAGGTCACGCATTTCGGGGTGCTCGACCGCAAATACATGCGCTCGGAGACGCGTCGCGTGTTGGATGTACTCGGTTCGCATGTCGACGAGAACGCGATGATCAGTTCGCTGTCGATCGCCGACAAGCAGATGGTCGAGATTGCCAAGGCAATCAGCCGCGATGCCCGCGTTGTCTTCATGGATGAGCCGACCGCCGTTTTGTCGCGCGAGGAAATCAACATGCTCTTCAAGCAGGTGCGTAAGCTGCGCGATCAGGGCACCAGTTTCGTCTTCGTTTCCCACAAGCTTGACGAGGTCATGGAACTGACCGACAGGGTCACAGTCCTTCGCGATGGCCAGTGGGTGAAGACGGCTCCGACCTCCATGCTGGATGGTGAATCCATTGCGCAGCTCATGGTCGGCCGCGAGCTTTCAAGCCTCTATCCGGCCAAGGTCGAGCCCAATGTCGACGAGGAAGTCGTGCTTCGCGTCAGTTCGGTTTCGACCGGCTACGTGCAGGATGCGAGCTTCGAAGTGCGTAAGGGCGAGGTGATCGGATTTTCCGGACTTATCGGTTCGGGTCGTACCGAGCTGATGGAGGCGATCGCCGGCCTGCGTTCGCGCCTTTCCGGCGAGGTCGTCATCCACGGCGAAAGCGTGTCTTCGGGTGATGCGCGTGCCGCCAATCGCGCCGGCCTTGCCTATATGACCAAGGACCGCAAGTCCAAAGGGCTGCTGCTTGGTTCGGGCATGATCGCCAACCTGACGCTGCAATCGCTCGAACGCCATGTCAGCCATGGTTATCTGAGCCCGAACAGCGAAGCGGCAGCGCTTGCCAAGGCCAAGCGGCGCTTCGACATCCGCGTACGAGACGGCAATATCATTGCCGGCCGCATGTCGGGTGGCAACCAGCAGAAGCTGCTTCTCGCCAAGGTCATGGAGACCGAGCCGCAGATCATCATCATCGACGAGCCGACGCGCGGCATCGATGTCGGCACCAAGCAGCAGATCTATCATTTCATTTCGGCGCTCGCCCGCGACGGGCGGTCGATTATCGTCGTGTCCTCGGAAATGCCTGAAGTCATCGGGCTTTGCACGCGGGTTGCCGTGATGCGCGAAGGCCGGATCGTCGGCATCCTCGAAGGCGATGAAATTTCCGAGCAGGAAATCATGCGTTACGCCGCGGGGCTGAAGCGTCAAGCGGCTGCCTGATGCCGGCGAGGCGCGACGCGAGCGGACCGCGCGCGAGACAAACAGGATGCCCAGCAATCATGGGACGGGAGGTTGGTTTTGGACATGAGTGTTAACGAGGAGACCAGGGAGATCCGGCGCAGATCCTGGCGTGACGTCGATCTGCGCGCGGTTGCCCCCTTCGCCGCACTGGCCTTGCTCCTCATCGTGGGCGCACTGGTCAATCCGAATTTCATCGGCATCACCAATCTTACGAACGTTGCAACGCGTTGTGCCTTCATCGCCATCATCGCTGTTGGTGCGACCTTCGTGATCTCGGCAGGTGACCTCGACCTTTCTGTGGGCTCCATGGTGGCCTTCGTCGCGAGCCTGATGATCCTGCTCATCAATTCCGGCGTCATTGCCGATCCGGTGCTGATGCTGACTACTGCCGTCGTCTTCGCCGTGGTCGCCGGTGCGCTTTGCGGTCTCGCAAACGGCCTCATCACGACGGTCGGCAAGATCGAGCCCTTCATCGCCACGCTCGGTACGATGGGCATCTATCGCGGTCTGACGACGTGGCTGTCGCAGGGTGGAGCAATCACGTTGCGTTCGGCTGATATTCAGACGCTTTATCGGCCAGCCTATTTCGGCAGTATCCTCGGTGTCCCGGTACCGATCGTCGTTATCCTTGTCGTCACCGCCATTGCGGCTTTCATTCTCTATCGCACGCGCTATGGCCGTCATGTCGTGGCTGTCGGTTCGAACAGCGATGTTGCCCGCTATTCCGGCATTGCGGTCAACCGGGTGCGCACAATCGCCTTCGTTATCCAGGGGCTCTGCGTGGCGATCGCCGTGTTGCTCTATGTGCCGCGTCTCGGCTCGACTTCGGCAACGACGGGCATTCTGTGGGAGCTGCAGGCCATCACGGCTGTCGTGGTGGGTGGTACGGCGCTGAAGGGTGGTGCCGGCCGGGTATGGGGCACGATCTGCGGCGCCTTCATTCTCGAGCTCGTCGGCAACATCATGCTGCTTTCGAATTTCATCAGCGAATACCTGATCGGCGCGATCCAAGGCGCGATCATCATCATCGCCATGCTGGTGCAGCGGTCGCTGGTGCGCAAATCGTAGGGCAAGCCTGCTTCTCGGATTGGCCGGGTTATCCAGGGCACCCGGCCCGGATTGAATAAGTCCCTGATATTTTGGGAGGAAATAGCATGCGCAAGCTCATGTTGGGTCTGGCGGTTGCGGGGGTGGCTTTTGCCGGCGCAGCCTACGCCCAGGACAAGAATTACACGATCGGCGTGTCCATTCCGGCCGCCGACCATGGCTGGACGTCGGGCGTCGTATTTCACGCCGAGCGCATTGCCAAGAAGCTGATGGCCGAACATCCGGGCCTGAACGTCATCGTCAAGACCTCGCCGGATGCCGCAACGCAGGCAAACGCCGTGCAGGACCTCGATACGCAGGGCATCGATGCGCTCGTCATCCTGCCGTCGGATCCGGATCCGCTGGTCAACGCCATCAAGGAAGTCAAGGGCAAGGGCAAGTTCGTCGCGCTCGTTGACCGCGCGCCGTCGAACAACGACAATTCCGTGCGTGACCTCTATGTCGCCGGCAACAATCCGGCACTCGGCGAAGTCGCCGGCAAGTACATTGCCGAAAAGACCCCGGAAGCCGAGGTCGTTATCATCCGCGGCCTGCCGATCCCGATCGACCAGCAGCGCCAGGACGGCTTTGACAAGGGCATTGCAGGCTCCAAGGTCAAGGTTCTCGACCGCCAGTACGGCAACTGGAACCGCGACGATGCCTTCAAGGTCATGCAGGACTATCTGACCAAGTATCCGAAGATCGACGTTGTATGGTGCCAGGATGACGACATGGCTGTCGGCGTTCTTCAGGCCATCGAGCAGGCCAAGCGCACCGACATTCAGTATGTCGTTGCCGGCGCCGGCTCCAAGGACATGATCAAGAAGGTCATGGACGGCGACAAGCTGATCCCGGTCGACGTTCTCTATCCGCCGGCAATGGTCGGCACCGCAATGGAGCTGACGGCTGCTGCGCTCTACGATCAGGTTCCGGTTCACGGCAACTACATCCTCGACGCAACGCTCGTCACCAAGGAGAATGCCAAGAACTTCTACTTCCCGGATTCTCCGTTCTGATCTTGCTTTCATGCATGCGCCCATTCGAAAGGATGGGCGCATTTTTCATGCCTTCACGCAAGTTGAAGCCAAAATGCGGCACGTACCTCTTGCTGTTCCGCGGCGAGCGTGATTAG encodes the following:
- the xylA gene encoding xylose isomerase — protein: MSTGFFGDIQKVKYEGPDSTNPLAFRYYQPDEIVLGKRMEDHLRFAVAYWHTFTWPGGDPFGGQTFLRPWFEDTMKAAKLKADVAFEFFSLLGAPYYCFHDADVRPEGKNFAENTKNLNEIVDYFAEKQAATGTKLLWGTANLFSNRRYMSGAATNPDPDVFAFAAATVKTCIDATQKLGGENYVLWGGREGYETLLNTDIGRELDQLGRFLNLVVEYKHKIGYKGTILIEPKPQEPTKHQYDYDVATVYGFLKKHGLENEVKLNIEQGHAILAGHSFEHELALANALGIFGSIDMNRNDYQSGWDTDQFPNNVPEMALAYYYVLAGGGFKTGGTNFDSKLRRQSLDPADLLIGHIGGMDCCARGLKAAAKMLEDKALSQPLADRYAGWNSAEGQKLFRGEYSLEEITTWVEGKDVNPQPKSGKQELLENIVNRYV
- a CDS encoding class I SAM-dependent methyltransferase, which translates into the protein MSDDRRLHWENVYSTKGEADVSWFQESPAPSLDLIHLVQAKQSDAIVDVGGGASRLVDSFLAEGLDHVTVVDLSAAALDKARKRLGAKGDRVTWIAGDATQWEPPEAYDIWHDRAAFHFLTDAVEQAAYIERLKRALKIGGHLIMGTFALDGPEKCSGLPVARHSAESLASLLGAGFKLIDSRRHDHSTPWDSVQRFQFSTFQRVA
- a CDS encoding ester cyclase, which translates into the protein MTQDQLADRYQGYIACLNGQDWANLGNFVHEDVRYNSTRIGLSGYREMLEGDFRAIPDLLFDIQLLICEPPRVASRLQFDCTPKGELFGFPVNGRKVQFAENVFYEFLDGKIQNVWSVIDKAAIEAQL
- a CDS encoding LacI family DNA-binding transcriptional regulator — its product is MSNSTPATIEDVARIAEVSIATVSRAIHMPEKVANSTRLKVNQAIAITGYTTNAMARSLRLGRSNMILVVAPDIGDPNFSNILIGLENEARAHGYGVLIGHTQNDAQRGLEYLKFFNSNQAAGLILFTGILPFGHQMVTAQLPPSVGVFEPVFNGGIPYVGVDDIEGARKAVDLLLAEGHRKIAFIGDSRTRLAYSRRRQGYDAGLDAAGVPKDTRIVLEGDGTIESGRHAVEQLFMRDTLPTAFMCVNDQTAIGVMIGLNARGYNIPQDFSVTGFDDVPQAVFMSPSLTTIRQPRTAIGKQAMALLLELLGDGRPAEKEILLRPDLVVRNSVSAPPRNWQKR
- a CDS encoding sugar ABC transporter ATP-binding protein yields the protein MTVDTAETAPVVLSARRICKSFSGVQVLFSVNFDLRAGEIHALMGENGAGKSTLVKILSGFEQPTSGEILLDGEPVVLPPNGAAEALGIVIIHQEFNLAEHLTVTESLFLGREVTHFGVLDRKYMRSETRRVLDVLGSHVDENAMISSLSIADKQMVEIAKAISRDARVVFMDEPTAVLSREEINMLFKQVRKLRDQGTSFVFVSHKLDEVMELTDRVTVLRDGQWVKTAPTSMLDGESIAQLMVGRELSSLYPAKVEPNVDEEVVLRVSSVSTGYVQDASFEVRKGEVIGFSGLIGSGRTELMEAIAGLRSRLSGEVVIHGESVSSGDARAANRAGLAYMTKDRKSKGLLLGSGMIANLTLQSLERHVSHGYLSPNSEAAALAKAKRRFDIRVRDGNIIAGRMSGGNQQKLLLAKVMETEPQIIIIDEPTRGIDVGTKQQIYHFISALARDGRSIIVVSSEMPEVIGLCTRVAVMREGRIVGILEGDEISEQEIMRYAAGLKRQAAA
- a CDS encoding ABC transporter permease, translating into MSVNEETREIRRRSWRDVDLRAVAPFAALALLLIVGALVNPNFIGITNLTNVATRCAFIAIIAVGATFVISAGDLDLSVGSMVAFVASLMILLINSGVIADPVLMLTTAVVFAVVAGALCGLANGLITTVGKIEPFIATLGTMGIYRGLTTWLSQGGAITLRSADIQTLYRPAYFGSILGVPVPIVVILVVTAIAAFILYRTRYGRHVVAVGSNSDVARYSGIAVNRVRTIAFVIQGLCVAIAVLLYVPRLGSTSATTGILWELQAITAVVVGGTALKGGAGRVWGTICGAFILELVGNIMLLSNFISEYLIGAIQGAIIIIAMLVQRSLVRKS
- a CDS encoding substrate-binding domain-containing protein; the protein is MRKLMLGLAVAGVAFAGAAYAQDKNYTIGVSIPAADHGWTSGVVFHAERIAKKLMAEHPGLNVIVKTSPDAATQANAVQDLDTQGIDALVILPSDPDPLVNAIKEVKGKGKFVALVDRAPSNNDNSVRDLYVAGNNPALGEVAGKYIAEKTPEAEVVIIRGLPIPIDQQRQDGFDKGIAGSKVKVLDRQYGNWNRDDAFKVMQDYLTKYPKIDVVWCQDDDMAVGVLQAIEQAKRTDIQYVVAGAGSKDMIKKVMDGDKLIPVDVLYPPAMVGTAMELTAAALYDQVPVHGNYILDATLVTKENAKNFYFPDSPF